In a single window of the Flavobacterium sp. W4I14 genome:
- a CDS encoding hypothetical protein (product_source=Hypo-rule applied) yields MAQLDGNSKAVKMLINMICKITSMVAKSKGGQKDTAQSEAAYSEGLLHVHFRKIIVIVTKRKIVISIR; encoded by the coding sequence ATGGCCCAGCTGGATGGAAATTCGAAAGCCGTTAAAATGTTGATTAATATGATTTGCAAAATAACGTCAATGGTAGCTAAGTCGAAGGGCGGCCAAAAAGATACAGCGCAAAGCGAGGCTGCATATTCCGAAGGACTATTGCATGTTCATTTCCGAAAAATAATTGTCATCGTGACTAAAAGAAAAATCGTCATCT